ACGCGCTCGACAACAAGAAGTCGGTCCAGAAGGTGCTGGACGAGGCCGGTGTCACCCTGAAGCGCTTCACGCGCATCAAGGTCGGCATCTGAGTCCGTACCGCGATCGACGCTCGACCCCTATAGGGTCGACAGCAGTCGTCCGGGCACACCGCCACACCCAGGCATGTGGCGGACGGCAGCAGATCTGACGAGGAGGCCATTGCCGCGCATGGGAGCGAAAAGCGAACCCATCGGCAATGGCCTTCTTCGTATGTGCAACACGTGAAAGAGGCGGGATCTCCATGACCACCAAGGCCCAGAAGAGCGACGACGGCAAAGTACGCGGCCGGTTTCTGCTGAAGCTGTCCGGAGAGGCCTTCTCCGGAGGCGGGGGCCTGGGCGTGGACCCGGACGTGGTGCACAAGATCGCCCGTGAGATCGGGTCCGTCGTCCGCGACGGCGCCGAGATCGCGGTCGTCATCGGCGGCGGCAACTTCTTCCGCGGCGCCGAACTCCAGCAGCGCGGCATGGACCGGGCGCGCTCCGACTACATGGGCATGCTCGGCACCGTGATGAACTGCCTCGCCCTCCAGGACTTCCTGGAGAAGGAGGGCATCGACAGCCGGGTGCAGACCGCCATCACCATGGGCCAGGTCGCCGAGCCGTACATCCCGCTGCGCGCCGTGCGCCACCTGGAGAAGGGCCGCGTGGTCATCTTCGGCGCCGGTATGGGCATGCCCTACTTCTCCACCGACACCACCGCCGCCCAGCGTGCCCTGGAGATCGACGCCGAGGCGCTGCTCATGGGCAAGAACGGTGTGGACGGGGTCTACGACTCCGACCCCAAGACCAACCCCGACGCCGTCAAGTTCGACGCCCTCGGCTACGGCGAGGTCATCACCCGCGAGCTCAAGGTCGCCGACGCCACCGCGATCACCCTCTGCCGGGACAACAAGCTGCCGATCCTCGTGTTCGAGCTCCTGGCGGAGGGCAATATCGCGCGGGCCGTCAAGGGTGAGAAGATCGGCACGCTGGTGGGTGACCCCGGCAGCCGGGACTGACCGGCACGCCCCGTCGCCCGGGGCACGCCACCTGTCCGGGGGACGGACGGGACGCACCCTGGCCGGGGGATGGACAATGTCCTGCCGGTCGGGAACCGTGCAGGAAGAAGACGCGACGCAGCCGGCCGCCGCCCCTACGAGGAACCGCAGCCGGGCCTTACTCAAGACACGCAGGAGCAAGTGGTGATCGAAGAGACCCTCCTCGAGGCCGAGGAGAAGATGGAGAAGGCCGTCGTGGTCGCCAAGGAGGACTTCGCCGCGATCCGCACCGGCCGTGCGCACCCGGCGATGTTCAACAAGATCGTTGCCGACTACTACGGCGCCCTGACGCCGATCAACCAGCTGGCCTCGTTCTCCGTGCCGGAGCCGCGGATGGCCGTCGTGACGCCGTTCGACAAGAGCGCGCTGCGCAACATCGAGCAGGCGATCCGCGACTCCGACCTGGGCGTCAACCCCAGCAACGACGGCAACATCATCCGTGTGGTGTTCCCCGAGCTGACCGAGGAGCGCCGCCGCGACTACATCAAGGTCGCCAAGGGCAAGGCGGAGGACTCCCGGGTGTCGATCCGTTCCGTGCGCCGCAAGGCCAAGGACGCCATCGACAAGCTGATCAAGGACGGCGAGGTCGGCGAGGACGAGGGCCGCCGCGCTGAGAAGGAGCTCGACGACACCACGGCGAAGTACGTCGCCCAGGTGGACGAGCTCCTGAAGCACAAGGAAGCGGAGCTGCTCGAAGTCTGATGAGCGACTCTTCCTGGGGGGCACCGCCGGCGGCGGGGCAGGCCGGGTACTGGGGGCCCACCGCGGGTGGGCCTGTCCAGGGGGCTGCCACGGCGGGTCCCGCGTACGATGCGCCTCAGGCGCAGCAGACTCGCCCCATGCCCATCGTGCCCGACGACCCCGCCCACGGCGGGGCCCAGGACGACGACCGGGGGGCCGCTCGGCTGAGCGGCCCCTTGTTCCGGGACGAGCCGCAGGGCTTCACCCACGGTCAGACCGGCCCGACGCACGACCCGGCGCCGTACTCCACGCAGAGTGCGACGCCGTACCCCGCACAGAGTGCGACGCCGTACCCCTCGCAGAGTCCGACGCACAGTCCGACGCAGAATCCGGAGCCCATGTCCCACGCCCCGCAGCCGGCCCCCGCGCCGCAGAAGAAGAGCGCGGGCCGTGACCTGAGCGCGGCCATAGGGGTCGGCGTGGGCCTCGGTGTGCTGATCATCGCCTCCCTGTTCATCGTCAAGGCCGTGTTCGTCGGAGTCGTCGCGGTCGCCGTGGTGGTGGGTCTGTGGGAGCTGACCAGCAGGCTGCAGGAGCGCAAGGGGATCAAGGCGCCGCTGGTGCCGCTCGCGGTGGGCGGCGCGGCGATGGTGGTCGCCGGCTATGTGCGGGGTGCCGAGGGCGCGTGGGTGGCCATGGCGCTGACGGCCCTCGCCGTGCTGGTCTGGCGCATGACCGAGCCTCCCGAGGGCTACCTCAGGGACGTCACGGCGGGCGTCTTCGCCGCGTTCTACGTGCCGTTCCTGGCCACCTTCGTCGCGATGATGCTCACCGCCGACGACGGGTCCTGGCGGGTCC
Above is a genomic segment from Streptomyces collinus Tu 365 containing:
- the pyrH gene encoding UMP kinase; protein product: MTTKAQKSDDGKVRGRFLLKLSGEAFSGGGGLGVDPDVVHKIAREIGSVVRDGAEIAVVIGGGNFFRGAELQQRGMDRARSDYMGMLGTVMNCLALQDFLEKEGIDSRVQTAITMGQVAEPYIPLRAVRHLEKGRVVIFGAGMGMPYFSTDTTAAQRALEIDAEALLMGKNGVDGVYDSDPKTNPDAVKFDALGYGEVITRELKVADATAITLCRDNKLPILVFELLAEGNIARAVKGEKIGTLVGDPGSRD
- the frr gene encoding ribosome recycling factor, with the protein product MIEETLLEAEEKMEKAVVVAKEDFAAIRTGRAHPAMFNKIVADYYGALTPINQLASFSVPEPRMAVVTPFDKSALRNIEQAIRDSDLGVNPSNDGNIIRVVFPELTEERRRDYIKVAKGKAEDSRVSIRSVRRKAKDAIDKLIKDGEVGEDEGRRAEKELDDTTAKYVAQVDELLKHKEAELLEV
- a CDS encoding phosphatidate cytidylyltransferase, whose amino-acid sequence is MSDSSWGAPPAAGQAGYWGPTAGGPVQGAATAGPAYDAPQAQQTRPMPIVPDDPAHGGAQDDDRGAARLSGPLFRDEPQGFTHGQTGPTHDPAPYSTQSATPYPAQSATPYPSQSPTHSPTQNPEPMSHAPQPAPAPQKKSAGRDLSAAIGVGVGLGVLIIASLFIVKAVFVGVVAVAVVVGLWELTSRLQERKGIKAPLVPLAVGGAAMVVAGYVRGAEGAWVAMALTALAVLVWRMTEPPEGYLRDVTAGVFAAFYVPFLATFVAMMLTADDGSWRVLTFLLLTVVSDTGAYAVGWRFGKHKLAPRISPGKTREGLLGAVLFAMVAGALCMQFLIDGGSWWQGLLLGLAVAASATLGDLGESMIKRDLGIKDMGSLLPGHGGIMDRLDSLLPTAPVVWLLMVVFVGSA